One window of the Mytilus galloprovincialis chromosome 14, xbMytGall1.hap1.1, whole genome shotgun sequence genome contains the following:
- the LOC143058911 gene encoding uncharacterized protein LOC143058911 yields MKMTEAVISTCIFLIHIATAKVMLELPGDMIELGKELKLKCTTLKVIPSHKSRQWIGGKDNKLLCYDGVTVDPQKYKEEMISTTTYELTVKNISENDLQCQYACRFGFDIDQKFLDINEKNFIHMPDKNATDIVYQQQNGTFILSFELQKVFPKPLCKVIIKGANRNLTATNESKSRVLLNVTYGLESDEPLHNCLKPIKIECLVGKTTHSFTAEHTFVCKNLQMDEEHRIPIIITVCITIALLFALLVIAVLYVLKRSSNTWKHLYSIVRRSGYK; encoded by the exons atgaaaatgaCTGAAGCAGTTATATCAACATGTATTTTCCTGATACACATTGCAACAGCAAAAG TTATGTTAGAACTACCAGGTGACATGATAGAATTAGGGAAAGAACTTAAATTAAAATGCACAACCCTCAAAGTCATTCCTTCACATAAAAGCAGACAGTGGATAGGTGGTAAAGACAATAAACTGTTATGCTACGATGGCGTAACGGTGGATCCACAGAAATATAAGGAAGAAATGATATCAACAACTACTTATGAACTTACGGTTAAAAACATATCGGAAAATGACTTACAGTGTCAATATGCTTGTCGATTTGGATTTGACATCGATCAGAAATTTCTAGACATAAACGAAAAGAATTTCATTC ATATGCCTGATAAAAATGCAACTGATATTGTCTACCAACAACAAAATGGAACATTTATACTGAGTTTCGAACTGCAGAAAGTCTTTCCAAAACCACTTTGTAAGGTTATCATAAAA GGAGCTAATAGAAATTTGACTGCTACGAATGAGTCAAAGTCTCGTGTTCTATTGAATGTTACGTATGGACTTGAATCTGATGAACCACTTCATAATTGTTTGAAGCCTATTAAGATTGAATGTTTAGTAGGGAAAACGACACATTCATTTACTGCAGAACACACATTTGTGTGCAAGA ATTTACAGATGGATGAGGAACATAGAATCCCGATCATCATAACAGTGTGTATTACAATTGCACTGCTTTTTGCATTACTTGTTATAGCTGTATTGTATGTTTTGAAAAGGTCTTCAAACACTT GGAAACATTTATATTCTATTGTACGAAGAAGTGGATACAAATGA